One window of the Acaryochloris sp. CCMEE 5410 genome contains the following:
- a CDS encoding malate dehydrogenase: MKISVIGIGKVGSTISFVLAKEGLASELVLYNRTRTIAHAEAIDIQQAVALTPYRLMVRDGDLEDTAGSDIIVIAASAPMPKQMQARSALLAKNIQIMHTLIPPLLNHSPNAIFINISNPVDALTYEILQIIRQHTHHNPWQRVIGTGTLIDSARFRDLLSAQLGIHSSDINAYILGEHGDSQFAALSSAMIGGELIDANPLRQQMVEDAKRSAWTIFQAKGYTNYTVALAVEMIVSSIVEDLRHTLPVSVLIDGYCDVSDCCLSVPCIVGRDGVHRRIKTQLNAEEVRAFQKCAHQVKQQIQACYQPSAED, from the coding sequence ATGAAAATTTCTGTAATCGGCATCGGCAAAGTAGGTTCAACCATCAGCTTTGTCCTGGCGAAAGAAGGGTTAGCCTCCGAATTAGTTCTCTATAACCGCACTAGGACTATCGCCCATGCCGAGGCCATTGATATTCAGCAAGCCGTCGCGCTGACCCCCTATCGGCTAATGGTTCGGGATGGCGATCTTGAGGACACCGCTGGGTCGGACATTATCGTCATTGCTGCGAGTGCTCCTATGCCCAAGCAGATGCAGGCCCGCAGTGCCTTGCTGGCAAAGAACATTCAGATTATGCACACTCTAATCCCACCGCTTCTCAATCACAGTCCGAATGCCATCTTTATCAATATCAGCAATCCCGTTGACGCCCTAACCTATGAGATTTTGCAAATTATCCGGCAGCATACCCATCACAACCCTTGGCAACGCGTCATCGGCACTGGCACTTTGATAGACTCTGCCCGGTTTCGGGACCTGTTATCCGCTCAGTTGGGCATCCATTCTTCTGATATCAACGCCTATATCCTGGGGGAGCATGGAGACAGCCAGTTTGCCGCCCTCAGTTCCGCCATGATTGGGGGGGAATTAATTGATGCCAACCCATTACGCCAACAGATGGTCGAAGACGCCAAACGATCTGCCTGGACCATCTTCCAAGCCAAAGGCTATACCAACTACACCGTCGCGTTGGCTGTAGAAATGATTGTGTCCAGCATCGTCGAGGATTTGCGACATACCCTACCTGTTAGTGTTTTGATTGATGGGTATTGTGATGTTTCCGATTGCTGCCTTAGTGTTCCTTGTATCGTGGGTCGAGACGGGGTGCATCGCCGGATAAAAACCCAACTGAATGCCGAAGAAGTACGGGCTTTTCAAAAGTGTGCCCATCAAGTTAAACAGCAGATCCAAGCGTGTTACCAACCTTCAGCAGAAGATTGA